Proteins encoded within one genomic window of Odocoileus virginianus isolate 20LAN1187 ecotype Illinois chromosome 2, Ovbor_1.2, whole genome shotgun sequence:
- the USP39 gene encoding ubiquitin carboxyl-terminal hydrolase 39 isoform X1, translating into MSSRSKRESRGSTRGKRESESRSSSARVKRERDREREPEAPSSRGSPVRVKREVEPASAREAPAPVVPAVRVKREREADEDSEPEREVRELLMIFPSAKNGRVDSEDRRSRHCPYLDTINRSVLDFDFEKLCSISLSHINAYACLVCGKYFQGRGLKSHAYIHSVQFSHHVFLNLHTLKFYCLPDNYEIIDSSLEDITYVLKPTFTKQQIANLDKQAKLSRAYDGTTYLPGIVGLNNIKANDYANAVLQALSNVPPLRNYFLEEDNYKNIKRPPGDIMFLLVQRFGELMRKLWNPRNFKAHVSPHEMLQAVVLCSKKTFQITKQGDGVDFLSWFLNALHSALGGTKKKKKTIVTDVFQGSMRIFTKKLPHPDLPAEEKEQLLHNDEYQETMVESTFMYLTLDLPTAPLYKDEKEQLIIPQVPLFNILAKFNGITEKEYKTYKENFLKRFQLTKLPPYLIFCIKRFTKNNFFVEKNPTIVNFPITNVDLREYLSEEVQAVHKNTTYDLIANIVHDGKPSEGSYRIHVLHHGTGKWYELQDLQVTDILPQMITLSEAYIQIWKRRDNDETNQQGA; encoded by the exons ATGTCCAGCCGGTCCAAGCGGGAGTCTCGCGGTTCCACCCGCGGGAAACGCGAGTCCGAGTCGCGGAGCAGCTCGGCTCGTGTCAAACGGGAACGAGATCGGGAGCGGGAGCCCGAGGCGCCGAGCTCCCGAGGCAGCCCGGTGCGCGTGAAGCGGGAGGTCGAGCCGGCGAGCGCGCGTGAGGCCCCGGCGCCGGTGGTCCCGGCGGTGCGGGTGAAGCGGGAGCGCGAGGCCGACGAGGACTCGGAACCTGAGCGGGAGGTGCGAG AGCTTTTGATGATTTTCCCTTCAGCAAAGAATGGCCGCGTGGATTCTGAGGACCGGAGGAGCCGCCACTGCCCGTACCTGGATACCATTAACAG GAGTGTGCTGGACTTTGACTTTGAGAAATTGTGTTCCATCTCCCTCTCGCACATCAATGCATATGCTTGTCTGGTGTGTGGCAAGTATTTTCAAG GCCGGGGTTTGAAGTCTCACGCCTACATTCACAGTGTCCAGTTTAGTCACCATGTCTTCCTCAACCTCCACACCCTCAAGTTTTACTGCCTCCCTGACAACTATGAGATCATCGATTCCTCACTAGAGGATATCACG tATGTGTTGAAGCCCACTTTCACAAAGCAGCAGATTGCTAACTTGGACAAGCAAGCCAAGTTGTCCCGGGCATATGACGGCACCACTTACCTGCCAGGTATTGTGGGCCTGAATAACATAAAGGCCAATGACTACGCCAACGCCGTCCTTCAG GCTCTGTCTAATGTTCCTCCTCTCCGGAACTACTTCCTGGAAGAAGACAATTATAAGAATATCAAACGTCCTCCTGGGGATATCATGTTCTTGTTGGTCCAGCGTTTTGGAGAGCTGATGAGAAAACTCTGGAACCCTCGCAATTTCAAGGCACACGTCTCTCCCCATGAAATGCTGCAGGCTGTTGTCCTCTGCAGCAAGAAGACTTTTCAGATCACAAAACAGG gggatggaGTTGATTTTCTGTCCTGGTTTTTGAATGCTCTACACTCAGCTCTGGGgggcacaaagaagaaaaaaaaga CAATTGTAACTGACGTTTTCCAGGGATCCATGAGGATCTTCACTAAAAAACTGCCTCATCCTGATCTG CCAGCGGAAGAGAAAGAGCAACTGCTGCATAATGACGAGTACCAGGAGACGATGGTGGAGTCCACGTTTATGTACCTAACACTGGACCTTCCCACCGCCCCCCTGTACAAGGATGAGAAGGAGCAGCTCATTATCCCCCAGGTGCCTCTCTTCAACATCCTGGCCAAGTTCAACGGCATCACTGAGAAG gAATATAAGACCTACAAGGAGAACTTTCTGAAGCGCTTCCAGCTCACCAAGCTGCCTCCATATCTAATCTTTTGTATTAAGAGATTCACTAAGAACAATTTCTTTGTGGAGAAGAATCCGACTATTGTCAACTTCCCGATAAC AAATGTGGACCTGAGAGAGTATTTGTCTGAAGAAGTGCAGGCAGTACACAAGAATACCACCTACGATCTCATCGCCAACATTGTACATGACGGCAAACCCTCCGAGGGCTCCTACCGGATCCATGTGCTCCATCAC
- the USP39 gene encoding ubiquitin carboxyl-terminal hydrolase 39 isoform X4: MSSRSKRESRGSTRGKRESESRSSSARVKRERDREREPEAPSSRGSPVRVKREVEPASAREAPAPVVPAVRVKREREADEDSEPEREQRMAAWILRTGGAATARTWIPLTGVCWTLTLRNCVPSPSRTSMHMLVWCVASIFKYVLKPTFTKQQIANLDKQAKLSRAYDGTTYLPGIVGLNNIKANDYANAVLQALSNVPPLRNYFLEEDNYKNIKRPPGDIMFLLVQRFGELMRKLWNPRNFKAHVSPHEMLQAVVLCSKKTFQITKQGDGVDFLSWFLNALHSALGGTKKKKKTIVTDVFQGSMRIFTKKLPHPDLPAEEKEQLLHNDEYQETMVESTFMYLTLDLPTAPLYKDEKEQLIIPQVPLFNILAKFNGITEKEYKTYKENFLKRFQLTKLPPYLIFCIKRFTKNNFFVEKNPTIVNFPITNVDLREYLSEEVQAVHKNTTYDLIANIVHDGKPSEGSYRIHVLHHGTGKWYELQDLQVTDILPQMITLSEAYIQIWKRRDNDETNQQGA; encoded by the exons ATGTCCAGCCGGTCCAAGCGGGAGTCTCGCGGTTCCACCCGCGGGAAACGCGAGTCCGAGTCGCGGAGCAGCTCGGCTCGTGTCAAACGGGAACGAGATCGGGAGCGGGAGCCCGAGGCGCCGAGCTCCCGAGGCAGCCCGGTGCGCGTGAAGCGGGAGGTCGAGCCGGCGAGCGCGCGTGAGGCCCCGGCGCCGGTGGTCCCGGCGGTGCGGGTGAAGCGGGAGCGCGAGGCCGACGAGGACTCGGAACCTGAGCGGGAG CAAAGAATGGCCGCGTGGATTCTGAGGACCGGAGGAGCCGCCACTGCCCGTACCTGGATACCATTAACAG GAGTGTGCTGGACTTTGACTTTGAGAAATTGTGTTCCATCTCCCTCTCGCACATCAATGCATATGCTTGTCTGGTGTGTGGCAAGTATTTTCAAG tATGTGTTGAAGCCCACTTTCACAAAGCAGCAGATTGCTAACTTGGACAAGCAAGCCAAGTTGTCCCGGGCATATGACGGCACCACTTACCTGCCAGGTATTGTGGGCCTGAATAACATAAAGGCCAATGACTACGCCAACGCCGTCCTTCAG GCTCTGTCTAATGTTCCTCCTCTCCGGAACTACTTCCTGGAAGAAGACAATTATAAGAATATCAAACGTCCTCCTGGGGATATCATGTTCTTGTTGGTCCAGCGTTTTGGAGAGCTGATGAGAAAACTCTGGAACCCTCGCAATTTCAAGGCACACGTCTCTCCCCATGAAATGCTGCAGGCTGTTGTCCTCTGCAGCAAGAAGACTTTTCAGATCACAAAACAGG gggatggaGTTGATTTTCTGTCCTGGTTTTTGAATGCTCTACACTCAGCTCTGGGgggcacaaagaagaaaaaaaaga CAATTGTAACTGACGTTTTCCAGGGATCCATGAGGATCTTCACTAAAAAACTGCCTCATCCTGATCTG CCAGCGGAAGAGAAAGAGCAACTGCTGCATAATGACGAGTACCAGGAGACGATGGTGGAGTCCACGTTTATGTACCTAACACTGGACCTTCCCACCGCCCCCCTGTACAAGGATGAGAAGGAGCAGCTCATTATCCCCCAGGTGCCTCTCTTCAACATCCTGGCCAAGTTCAACGGCATCACTGAGAAG gAATATAAGACCTACAAGGAGAACTTTCTGAAGCGCTTCCAGCTCACCAAGCTGCCTCCATATCTAATCTTTTGTATTAAGAGATTCACTAAGAACAATTTCTTTGTGGAGAAGAATCCGACTATTGTCAACTTCCCGATAAC AAATGTGGACCTGAGAGAGTATTTGTCTGAAGAAGTGCAGGCAGTACACAAGAATACCACCTACGATCTCATCGCCAACATTGTACATGACGGCAAACCCTCCGAGGGCTCCTACCGGATCCATGTGCTCCATCAC
- the USP39 gene encoding ubiquitin carboxyl-terminal hydrolase 39 isoform X3, with protein MSSRSKRESRGSTRGKRESESRSSSARVKRERDREREPEAPSSRGSPVRVKREVEPASAREAPAPVVPAVRVKREREADEDSEPEREVRAKNGRVDSEDRRSRHCPYLDTINRSVLDFDFEKLCSISLSHINAYACLVCGKYFQGRGLKSHAYIHSVQFSHHVFLNLHTLKFYCLPDNYEIIDSSLEDITYVLKPTFTKQQIANLDKQAKLSRAYDGTTYLPGIVGLNNIKANDYANAVLQALSNVPPLRNYFLEEDNYKNIKRPPGDIMFLLVQRFGELMRKLWNPRNFKAHVSPHEMLQAVVLCSKKTFQITKQGDGVDFLSWFLNALHSALGGTKKKKKTIVTDVFQGSMRIFTKKLPHPDLPAEEKEQLLHNDEYQETMVESTFMYLTLDLPTAPLYKDEKEQLIIPQVPLFNILAKFNGITEKEYKTYKENFLKRFQLTKLPPYLIFCIKRFTKNNFFVEKNPTIVNFPITNVDLREYLSEEVQAVHKNTTYDLIANIVHDGKPSEGSYRIHVLHHGTGKWYELQDLQVTDILPQMITLSEAYIQIWKRRDNDETNQQGA; from the exons ATGTCCAGCCGGTCCAAGCGGGAGTCTCGCGGTTCCACCCGCGGGAAACGCGAGTCCGAGTCGCGGAGCAGCTCGGCTCGTGTCAAACGGGAACGAGATCGGGAGCGGGAGCCCGAGGCGCCGAGCTCCCGAGGCAGCCCGGTGCGCGTGAAGCGGGAGGTCGAGCCGGCGAGCGCGCGTGAGGCCCCGGCGCCGGTGGTCCCGGCGGTGCGGGTGAAGCGGGAGCGCGAGGCCGACGAGGACTCGGAACCTGAGCGGGAGGTGCGAG CAAAGAATGGCCGCGTGGATTCTGAGGACCGGAGGAGCCGCCACTGCCCGTACCTGGATACCATTAACAG GAGTGTGCTGGACTTTGACTTTGAGAAATTGTGTTCCATCTCCCTCTCGCACATCAATGCATATGCTTGTCTGGTGTGTGGCAAGTATTTTCAAG GCCGGGGTTTGAAGTCTCACGCCTACATTCACAGTGTCCAGTTTAGTCACCATGTCTTCCTCAACCTCCACACCCTCAAGTTTTACTGCCTCCCTGACAACTATGAGATCATCGATTCCTCACTAGAGGATATCACG tATGTGTTGAAGCCCACTTTCACAAAGCAGCAGATTGCTAACTTGGACAAGCAAGCCAAGTTGTCCCGGGCATATGACGGCACCACTTACCTGCCAGGTATTGTGGGCCTGAATAACATAAAGGCCAATGACTACGCCAACGCCGTCCTTCAG GCTCTGTCTAATGTTCCTCCTCTCCGGAACTACTTCCTGGAAGAAGACAATTATAAGAATATCAAACGTCCTCCTGGGGATATCATGTTCTTGTTGGTCCAGCGTTTTGGAGAGCTGATGAGAAAACTCTGGAACCCTCGCAATTTCAAGGCACACGTCTCTCCCCATGAAATGCTGCAGGCTGTTGTCCTCTGCAGCAAGAAGACTTTTCAGATCACAAAACAGG gggatggaGTTGATTTTCTGTCCTGGTTTTTGAATGCTCTACACTCAGCTCTGGGgggcacaaagaagaaaaaaaaga CAATTGTAACTGACGTTTTCCAGGGATCCATGAGGATCTTCACTAAAAAACTGCCTCATCCTGATCTG CCAGCGGAAGAGAAAGAGCAACTGCTGCATAATGACGAGTACCAGGAGACGATGGTGGAGTCCACGTTTATGTACCTAACACTGGACCTTCCCACCGCCCCCCTGTACAAGGATGAGAAGGAGCAGCTCATTATCCCCCAGGTGCCTCTCTTCAACATCCTGGCCAAGTTCAACGGCATCACTGAGAAG gAATATAAGACCTACAAGGAGAACTTTCTGAAGCGCTTCCAGCTCACCAAGCTGCCTCCATATCTAATCTTTTGTATTAAGAGATTCACTAAGAACAATTTCTTTGTGGAGAAGAATCCGACTATTGTCAACTTCCCGATAAC AAATGTGGACCTGAGAGAGTATTTGTCTGAAGAAGTGCAGGCAGTACACAAGAATACCACCTACGATCTCATCGCCAACATTGTACATGACGGCAAACCCTCCGAGGGCTCCTACCGGATCCATGTGCTCCATCAC
- the USP39 gene encoding ubiquitin carboxyl-terminal hydrolase 39 isoform X2, whose amino-acid sequence MSSRSKRESRGSTRGKRESESRSSSARVKRERDREREPEAPSSRGSPVRVKREVEPASAREAPAPVVPAVRVKREREADEDSEPEREVRELLMIFPSAKNGRVDSEDRRSRHCPYLDTINRSVLDFDFEKLCSISLSHINAYACLVCGKYFQGRGLKSHAYIHSVQFSHHVFLNLHTLKFYCLPDNYEIIDSSLEDITYVLKPTFTKQQIANLDKQAKLSRAYDGTTYLPGIVGLNNIKANDYANAVLQALSNVPPLRNYFLEEDNYKNIKRPPGDIMFLLVQRFGELMRKLWNPRNFKAHVSPHEMLQAVVLCSKKTFQITKQGDGVDFLSWFLNALHSALGGTKKKKKTIVTDVFQGSMRIFTKKLPHPDLPAEEKEQLLHNDEYQETMVESTFMYLTLDLPTAPLYKDEKEQLIIPQVPLFNILAKFNGITEKEYKTYKENFLKRFQLTKLPPYLIFCIKRFTKNNFFVEKNPTIVNFPITNVDLREYLSEEVQAVHKNTTYDLIANIVHDGKPSEGSYRIHVLHHGTGKWYELQDLQVTDILPQMITLSEAYIQEEELRIVRSHL is encoded by the exons ATGTCCAGCCGGTCCAAGCGGGAGTCTCGCGGTTCCACCCGCGGGAAACGCGAGTCCGAGTCGCGGAGCAGCTCGGCTCGTGTCAAACGGGAACGAGATCGGGAGCGGGAGCCCGAGGCGCCGAGCTCCCGAGGCAGCCCGGTGCGCGTGAAGCGGGAGGTCGAGCCGGCGAGCGCGCGTGAGGCCCCGGCGCCGGTGGTCCCGGCGGTGCGGGTGAAGCGGGAGCGCGAGGCCGACGAGGACTCGGAACCTGAGCGGGAGGTGCGAG AGCTTTTGATGATTTTCCCTTCAGCAAAGAATGGCCGCGTGGATTCTGAGGACCGGAGGAGCCGCCACTGCCCGTACCTGGATACCATTAACAG GAGTGTGCTGGACTTTGACTTTGAGAAATTGTGTTCCATCTCCCTCTCGCACATCAATGCATATGCTTGTCTGGTGTGTGGCAAGTATTTTCAAG GCCGGGGTTTGAAGTCTCACGCCTACATTCACAGTGTCCAGTTTAGTCACCATGTCTTCCTCAACCTCCACACCCTCAAGTTTTACTGCCTCCCTGACAACTATGAGATCATCGATTCCTCACTAGAGGATATCACG tATGTGTTGAAGCCCACTTTCACAAAGCAGCAGATTGCTAACTTGGACAAGCAAGCCAAGTTGTCCCGGGCATATGACGGCACCACTTACCTGCCAGGTATTGTGGGCCTGAATAACATAAAGGCCAATGACTACGCCAACGCCGTCCTTCAG GCTCTGTCTAATGTTCCTCCTCTCCGGAACTACTTCCTGGAAGAAGACAATTATAAGAATATCAAACGTCCTCCTGGGGATATCATGTTCTTGTTGGTCCAGCGTTTTGGAGAGCTGATGAGAAAACTCTGGAACCCTCGCAATTTCAAGGCACACGTCTCTCCCCATGAAATGCTGCAGGCTGTTGTCCTCTGCAGCAAGAAGACTTTTCAGATCACAAAACAGG gggatggaGTTGATTTTCTGTCCTGGTTTTTGAATGCTCTACACTCAGCTCTGGGgggcacaaagaagaaaaaaaaga CAATTGTAACTGACGTTTTCCAGGGATCCATGAGGATCTTCACTAAAAAACTGCCTCATCCTGATCTG CCAGCGGAAGAGAAAGAGCAACTGCTGCATAATGACGAGTACCAGGAGACGATGGTGGAGTCCACGTTTATGTACCTAACACTGGACCTTCCCACCGCCCCCCTGTACAAGGATGAGAAGGAGCAGCTCATTATCCCCCAGGTGCCTCTCTTCAACATCCTGGCCAAGTTCAACGGCATCACTGAGAAG gAATATAAGACCTACAAGGAGAACTTTCTGAAGCGCTTCCAGCTCACCAAGCTGCCTCCATATCTAATCTTTTGTATTAAGAGATTCACTAAGAACAATTTCTTTGTGGAGAAGAATCCGACTATTGTCAACTTCCCGATAAC AAATGTGGACCTGAGAGAGTATTTGTCTGAAGAAGTGCAGGCAGTACACAAGAATACCACCTACGATCTCATCGCCAACATTGTACATGACGGCAAACCCTCCGAGGGCTCCTACCGGATCCATGTGCTCCATCAC
- the LOC110134779 gene encoding protein FAM32A yields MEAYEQVQRGPLKLKGVAELGVTKRKKKKKDKDKAKLLEAMGTSKKNEEEKRRGLDKRTPAQAAFEKMQEKRQMERILKKASKTHKQRVEDFNRHLDTLTEHYDIPKVSWTK; encoded by the coding sequence ATGGAGGCCTACGAGCAGGTTCAAAGGGGGCCCCTGAAGCTGAAAGGCGTCGCAGAGCTCGGAGTGACTAAgcggaagaagaaaaagaaagacaaagacaaggCGAAACTCCTGGAAGCGATGGGAACGAGCAAAAAGAACGAGGAGGAGAAGCGGCGCGGACTGGACAAGCGGACACCGGCCCAAGCGGCATTCGAGAAGATGCAGGAGAAGCGGCAAATGGAAAGGATCCTGAAGAAAGCATCCAAAACCCACAAGCAGAGAGTAGAGGACTTCAACAGACACCTGGACACGCTCACAGAGCACTATGACATTCCCAAAGTCAGCTGGACCAAGTAG
- the C2H2orf68 gene encoding UPF0561 protein C2orf68 homolog, translating into MEAAPGPGPGLCCKPGGRLDMSHGFVHHIRRNQLARDDYDKKVKQAAKEKARRRHTPAPTRPRRPDLQVYLPRHRDGSTHPSNPDCEESGESSSSGSSEPEPPGHQLFCLEYEADSGDITSVIVYQDDDPGRVSEEVSAHTPLEPLMREALKLRIQEEIAKRQSRH; encoded by the exons ATGGAAGCGGCGCCGGGTCCCGGGCCGGGACTCTGTTGCAAGCCTGGAGGGCGACTGGACATGAGCCACGGCTTCGTGCACCACATCCGACGGAACCAGCTCGCCCG GGACGACTACGACAAGAAGGTGAAGCAGGCGGCCAAGGAGAAGGCGAGGAGGCGGCACACGCCCGCGCCCACTCGGCCCCGAAGGCCCGACCTGCAGGTGTACCTGCCGCGACACCGAG ATGGTTCTACCCACCCAAGCAACCCAGACTGTGAGGAGTCCGGTGAAAGCAGCAGTAGTGGCAGCTCTGAGCCAGAGCCTCCTGGCCATCAGCTTTTCTGCTTAGAGTATGAGGCGGACAGCGGAGACATCACCTCAGTTATCGTGTATCAG GATGATGATCCAGGAAGGGTGAGCGAGGAGGTGTCAGCCCACACGCCTCTGGAGCCACTCATGCGAGAGGCCCTCAAGTTGCGCATCCAGGAGGAGATTGCAAAGCGCCAGAGCCGACACTGA